A single region of the Verrucomicrobiota bacterium genome encodes:
- a CDS encoding alpha/beta hydrolase — translation MTAFSFLCIVSLWAVSVASAAEPKTSLPLWPGRAPGEELADKAEADTTKPTDNLVAGRRVIRLGHVSSPALSFYPAAQARPEAPTVVVFPGGGYHILAMDLEGTEVCDWLNGIGMHAVLVKYRVPRPPSGPPHRKALQDAQRAMGMVRNHARAWGIRADRVGVLGFSAGGHLAAALTASALQTRAYAAVDEADTLSCLPDFQLLIYPGYLFEKEKPGAVATEVEPHAKTPKTFLVMTQDDGVRVENVLVYYHALLREKIPSELHIYPSGGHGYGLRKTEVPVTTWADRAADWLRHQIAP, via the coding sequence GTGACTGCTTTCTCTTTTTTGTGCATCGTCTCCCTTTGGGCGGTTTCGGTGGCTTCCGCGGCTGAGCCCAAAACGTCGCTCCCGTTGTGGCCGGGACGTGCTCCGGGAGAGGAACTCGCCGACAAGGCGGAAGCTGACACGACCAAACCCACCGACAACCTCGTCGCCGGACGGCGCGTGATCCGGTTGGGGCACGTCTCGTCGCCGGCCTTGAGCTTTTACCCTGCTGCACAAGCAAGGCCTGAAGCGCCCACCGTCGTCGTTTTCCCGGGCGGCGGATACCACATCCTGGCGATGGACCTGGAAGGGACCGAGGTTTGCGATTGGTTGAACGGCATCGGGATGCACGCGGTGCTGGTGAAGTATCGTGTGCCGCGTCCCCCGTCGGGTCCTCCGCATCGGAAAGCGTTGCAGGATGCCCAGCGAGCGATGGGGATGGTGCGGAACCACGCACGGGCATGGGGGATTCGCGCGGATCGCGTCGGTGTGCTCGGATTCTCGGCGGGCGGCCATTTGGCGGCGGCATTGACGGCGTCAGCCCTTCAAACCCGCGCGTATGCCGCGGTGGACGAGGCGGACACACTGTCCTGCCTGCCGGATTTTCAGCTTTTGATTTATCCCGGTTACCTGTTTGAGAAAGAAAAACCGGGAGCGGTCGCGACGGAGGTGGAACCTCACGCCAAGACTCCGAAGACTTTTCTGGTGATGACTCAGGACGACGGGGTAAGGGTGGAGAACGTGCTGGTGTATTACCATGCGCTGCTCCGCGAGAAGATTCCCTCCGAATTGCACATCTATCCAAGTGGCGGACATGGTTACGGCTTGCGCAAGACGGAGGTGCCGGTGACGACTTGGGCGGATCGCGCGGCAGACTGGCTTCGCCACCAGATTGCCCCATGA
- a CDS encoding DUF1559 domain-containing protein: GMLLPSLAKAKTKAQGIRCLGNLRQLNLAWTMYSGDYNDALVPAAWLRDPGGWCQGWLTLNVPELDNTNTLNLMSPRGKLWPYNQTLEIYKCPADRSTSRHGGVSYPRVRSVALNQKMNCPASWGFAPDDRFVNFRKQAQIARPANTFTFVDEREDSIDDGAFGVNLIDVGARSQLVNWPASYHNRAGGVTFADGHAEIHRWLDPRTTKPLGKIQLASNIDSPNNVDVAWLQQRSSEPLLK; encoded by the coding sequence CGGGCATGCTCCTCCCCTCACTGGCCAAGGCCAAAACGAAGGCCCAGGGCATTCGATGCCTCGGCAACCTGAGGCAATTGAATCTGGCCTGGACGATGTATTCGGGCGATTACAACGACGCGTTAGTGCCCGCCGCCTGGCTGCGCGATCCAGGGGGCTGGTGCCAGGGATGGCTCACGCTCAACGTGCCCGAGTTGGACAACACCAACACGCTGAACCTCATGTCGCCGCGCGGCAAACTGTGGCCCTACAACCAAACCCTGGAAATTTACAAGTGTCCGGCGGATCGCAGCACTTCGAGGCATGGAGGTGTGTCGTATCCGCGAGTGCGCAGCGTGGCACTGAACCAGAAGATGAATTGTCCGGCGAGCTGGGGTTTTGCTCCGGATGATCGCTTCGTTAATTTTCGCAAGCAGGCGCAAATCGCGCGGCCGGCGAACACCTTTACTTTTGTCGATGAACGGGAGGACAGCATCGACGACGGCGCGTTTGGGGTGAATCTGATCGACGTGGGGGCGCGCAGCCAGTTGGTGAACTGGCCGGCCAGCTATCACAACCGCGCCGGGGGCGTGACCTTTGCCGACGGTCACGCTGAAATTCACCGCTGGCTGGATCCCCGCACGACCAAGCCGCTGGGCAAGATCCAGCTCGCTTCGAATATCGACTCGCCGAACAACGTGGATGTCGCGTGGTTGCAGCAGCGCAGTTCGGAGCCCCTCCTGAAGTGA
- a CDS encoding Rieske 2Fe-2S domain-containing protein — MTGGPRSDRRTFSRTFLFCLAASLVEGKVWKRRLLAEVRPPGPNENGVLTLKLSDFPALAADFGAVRIGTSALANNLPTGLFYPILVNRAPNNVFHVLSSQCTHEDTVVRAYSRTSNSCVCPRHGSVFGIDGRRISGVAQSALRKFDAVFDGQDALRITLPDMAFAVEARVNAAASGRIEIEFLAFSNIEYELFHRARMEDPWARIPFASSPAGAVSATSIKGRDDYVKIYSELKAEAGFLQVAMKTRTL, encoded by the coding sequence ATGACTGGAGGGCCGCGTTCGGACCGCCGGACCTTTTCCCGCACGTTCCTCTTCTGCCTCGCGGCGTCACTGGTCGAGGGCAAGGTCTGGAAACGCCGGTTGCTGGCCGAGGTGCGTCCACCGGGGCCGAACGAAAACGGCGTGCTGACGTTGAAGCTTTCGGACTTTCCGGCGTTGGCGGCGGATTTTGGAGCCGTTCGCATCGGGACCAGCGCCCTGGCCAATAACCTGCCCACCGGATTGTTCTATCCGATCCTGGTGAACCGGGCTCCCAACAACGTTTTTCACGTGCTCAGTTCGCAATGCACTCATGAGGACACGGTGGTGCGAGCCTACAGCCGAACCTCCAATTCTTGCGTGTGCCCGCGTCACGGATCTGTCTTCGGCATCGACGGGCGCAGGATCAGTGGGGTGGCGCAATCAGCGTTGCGGAAATTCGACGCCGTGTTCGATGGGCAGGACGCGTTGCGCATCACGCTGCCCGACATGGCGTTCGCGGTGGAAGCGCGCGTGAACGCGGCGGCCTCCGGACGGATCGAAATCGAGTTTCTGGCCTTTTCCAATATCGAGTACGAGCTCTTCCATCGCGCGCGCATGGAGGATCCCTGGGCTCGCATTCCTTTCGCCTCCTCACCGGCGGGGGCCGTTTCGGCGACTTCCATCAAAGGTCGTGACGATTACGTGAAGATCTATTCCGAGCTGAAGGCCGAGGCCGGATTTCTGCAGGTGGCGATGAAAACGCGAACGCTTTAA
- a CDS encoding sigma-70 family RNA polymerase sigma factor, whose protein sequence is MITQPQPPASHRRLRDFARDGSEQAFRELVDDYVDFVYATAIRLVNRDAHAAEDITQRVFTDLARQASKLDPHTMLGGWLHRHTCFVASKIRRGQLRRQAREKQAMAMHYQEDHSPENLAQLAPVLDEAIDSLNPEDRAAIVLRFFESKDFKSIGAELGSNEDAARKRVERAIAKLHGLLGARGVSLSTTALASSLGCFGAQAGLSAAIAHSAVAASAAGINPWFNYILMSKTPSVIAGAAVLVLAAVPAYWLYQTNTRLKQENVSLRQQMERDTAELRGENARLSNEWKRASISPSKPLSNDTSELLRLRGEVGRLTSENAKATAEARSRPSALSGITANPETRKMLRAQQKMGMSAIYGGFAKSMSLTKEQADAFNELLADHVMANVDHITTVLKDRLSPQQAEALFKGEQLALKEKLSSTLSADAATQFESYSQELASKLTSEQFRTMLSGEREKKDSQSKQLFDLMKSETAVALTAAGLPTDFQTTPSLNFSNFASETEAEKNLQLLKLIYDQVAAKAGSFLSAEELAKFKEFAALAISNNRAALELNRKMMAPPAAP, encoded by the coding sequence ATGATCACACAACCGCAACCCCCGGCAAGCCATCGCAGGCTGCGGGATTTCGCGCGGGACGGCTCCGAGCAGGCCTTTCGAGAGCTGGTGGATGATTACGTGGACTTCGTCTACGCGACCGCGATCCGGCTGGTCAACCGGGACGCTCATGCGGCGGAGGATATCACGCAACGCGTCTTTACCGATTTGGCGAGGCAAGCCTCCAAGCTCGATCCCCATACCATGCTGGGAGGCTGGTTGCATCGCCACACGTGCTTCGTCGCCAGCAAGATCCGTCGCGGGCAACTACGCCGCCAAGCGCGCGAAAAGCAAGCAATGGCCATGCATTATCAGGAAGATCACAGCCCGGAAAACTTGGCCCAACTGGCTCCGGTATTGGATGAGGCCATCGATTCGCTGAACCCGGAGGATCGTGCCGCGATTGTGCTACGCTTCTTCGAGAGCAAGGACTTCAAGTCCATCGGCGCCGAGCTGGGCAGCAACGAGGATGCCGCCCGCAAACGCGTGGAGCGCGCCATCGCCAAGCTTCACGGGCTGCTGGGCGCTCGCGGTGTGTCGCTTTCCACCACGGCCCTGGCCTCTTCCCTCGGATGCTTTGGGGCGCAGGCCGGCCTCTCCGCGGCCATCGCCCACTCCGCCGTGGCGGCGAGCGCCGCCGGCATCAACCCATGGTTCAATTACATCCTTATGAGCAAGACCCCATCCGTCATCGCCGGCGCCGCCGTGCTCGTGCTGGCCGCAGTTCCTGCCTATTGGCTATACCAAACCAACACCCGGTTGAAGCAGGAGAACGTGTCGCTCCGGCAGCAAATGGAACGCGACACGGCGGAACTTCGGGGTGAGAACGCCCGGCTGTCGAATGAATGGAAACGCGCCTCGATTTCTCCCTCGAAGCCGCTGTCGAACGACACGAGCGAGCTGTTGAGATTGCGAGGCGAGGTGGGCCGGCTGACCTCGGAGAACGCCAAAGCCACCGCCGAGGCCCGCTCCCGGCCGAGCGCTCTCAGCGGAATCACCGCCAACCCGGAAACCCGGAAAATGCTTCGCGCCCAGCAGAAAATGGGAATGTCCGCCATTTACGGAGGGTTCGCCAAATCGATGTCCCTCACCAAGGAGCAGGCGGACGCCTTCAACGAACTCTTGGCGGATCATGTCATGGCCAATGTGGACCACATCACCACGGTGCTAAAGGACCGCCTCAGTCCGCAACAAGCCGAGGCCTTGTTCAAGGGGGAACAGCTCGCCCTGAAAGAGAAACTCTCGAGTACCCTGAGTGCTGATGCGGCCACCCAATTCGAGTCCTATTCCCAGGAACTGGCCAGCAAACTGACGTCCGAACAATTCAGAACGATGCTGTCCGGCGAGCGGGAGAAGAAGGACTCGCAGTCGAAACAACTGTTCGACTTGATGAAATCCGAGACGGCGGTGGCGCTGACGGCGGCCGGGCTTCCCACCGACTTTCAAACCACTCCATCGTTGAATTTCTCGAATTTCGCTTCGGAAACCGAAGCCGAGAAGAATTTGCAACTCTTGAAGTTGATCTACGACCAGGTCGCCGCCAAAGCGGGTAGCTTCCTGAGCGCGGAGGAGCTGGCCAAATTCAAGGAGTTCGCCGCCCTGGCGATTTCCAATAATCGCGCCGCACTGGAGCTCAATCGGAAAATGATGGCGCCCCCCGCGGCGCCTTGA
- a CDS encoding DUF1080 domain-containing protein has protein sequence MKTSVWTACFAAAWLHTAAPLLPAAQGAAQPIPLSDGKTFRGWDGDTNKTWRIEQGAFVGGSLSAKVPQNEFLASTRSFTNFVLRLKFKLLGSEGFVNAGVQVRSERTKTPPNEMIGYQVDIGDPEWWGAIYDESRRNKVMAKSDMAAVNKVLKRGDWNDYVIRCEGRRLRAYINGALTVDYTEADSSIPQHGRLGLQVHGGGKAEIWYRDISVEELP, from the coding sequence ATGAAAACATCCGTCTGGACCGCATGCTTCGCGGCGGCGTGGCTCCACACCGCCGCTCCACTCCTTCCCGCTGCGCAAGGAGCCGCGCAACCCATCCCTCTCAGCGACGGGAAGACCTTCCGTGGATGGGATGGAGACACGAACAAGACGTGGCGGATCGAGCAGGGCGCTTTTGTCGGCGGCTCTTTGTCCGCCAAAGTCCCTCAAAACGAGTTCCTCGCCTCGACCCGGTCCTTCACCAATTTTGTGCTCCGCTTGAAATTCAAACTTCTCGGCAGTGAAGGCTTCGTCAACGCCGGAGTCCAGGTGCGCAGCGAGCGAACCAAGACCCCTCCGAATGAGATGATCGGGTACCAGGTCGATATCGGGGATCCCGAATGGTGGGGCGCCATCTACGACGAATCCCGCCGCAACAAGGTGATGGCCAAGTCCGACATGGCCGCCGTCAACAAGGTCCTCAAACGGGGGGATTGGAACGACTATGTCATCCGCTGCGAGGGACGGCGCCTTCGCGCTTACATCAACGGAGCGCTCACGGTGGATTATACGGAGGCGGATTCCTCGATTCCACAGCATGGCCGGCTCGGTCTCCAGGTGCATGGCGGGGGCAAAGCGGAGATCTGGTACCGGGACATCAGCGTTGAGGAGCTCCCGTGA